One Microplitis demolitor isolate Queensland-Clemson2020A chromosome 2, iyMicDemo2.1a, whole genome shotgun sequence DNA segment encodes these proteins:
- the LOC103580199 gene encoding uncharacterized protein LOC103580199 — MFEKLLSFFKKSELKKNNSLTQLTQDEKFKLRKLKSEPNLKNYGENNNSSESNCNFYTFVPLSCLGTNDGYGEVIEENYVMEKSFRDKIITDGLCKICLESLQLRRIYSCITCNKIVCVDCFSKLRYCPYCRNPTISKREKNLEEFINSLALPCKNLSNGCDKLIKSKKRKSHESTCDYNENFCPIKEKSCKWSGLSLELLSHLENQHHIKPTNGYGLTIVISDFWKKMSFKSSTEHMFLQCYHQLFYSKIIYDQGLLSISLKKLIFLTDVPDSIKETLKLFNVHVTIKTDTKNKYSEVFLLSDQRSPKFFIDCGRLLADDIYDYIKIEFKILLTDEA, encoded by the exons atgtttgaaaaattattatcg tttttcaaaaagtcagagttaaaaaaaaataattcgctGACGCAATTGACGCaggatgaaaaattcaaattgagaaaattaaaatcagaaccgaatttaaaaaattatggggaaaataataattctagtgagagtaattgtaatttttatacatttgtGCCCTTAAGTTGTCTGG gtacGAATGATGGATATGGAGAAGTGATCGAAGAAAATTATGTGATGGAAAAAAGTTTCCgggataaaataataaccgatGGTTTGTGTAAAATATGTTTGGAATCATTGCAATTGCGTCGGATTTACTCATGTATTActtgtaataaaatagtttgtgtcgattgtttttcaaaattacggTACTGTCCGTACTGCCGGAATCCGACGATTTCTAAACGTGAGAAAAATCTTGAAGAGTTCATTAATTCGCTGGCGTTGCCGTGCAAAAATTTGAG CAATGGATGCGACAAACTCATAAAAAGCAAAAAACGTAAAAGTCACGAGTCGACTTGTGATTACAACGAAAACTTCTGtccaataaaagaaaaatcctGTAAATGGAGCGGATTGTCTCTGGAATTATTAAGCCACTTGGAAAATCAGCATCACATAAAACCAACAAACGGATACGGTCTGACGATCGTGATATCCGACTTCTGGAAGAAAATGTCATTCAAATCGAGCACTGAGCACATGTTCCTACAATGCTATCACCAGTTATTCTACTCCAAAATAATATACGACCAGGGTCTACTAAGTATATCTCtcaaaaaacttattttccTAACCGACGTACCAGACTCCATTAAGGAAAcccttaaattatttaacgtcCACGTGACCATAAAAACTgataccaaaaataaatattccgaAGTTTTTTTACTCAGCGATCAAAGGAGTCCGAAGTTTTTCATTGACTGCGGGCGTTTGCTGGCCGATGACATTTACGATTACATTAAAAtcgagtttaaaattttgttgaccgACGAAGCttaa
- the LOC103580197 gene encoding prion-like-(Q/N-rich) domain-bearing protein 25 isoform X3: protein MDRGILYIILIFFNPILGLDDNYFNQCITFANTCNHSILNPCCDRNNICTLKSPSNSYTCRKKVTLGSHCKNDDACSEVEFSKCTDDICKCSFNYTQIDSRLCAPLLGGFCQISDDCVSFNALCIHKICKCPPYFVETSDDKCLPAYFKMACTSNEECTRHMKYSKCSSMNMCVCLKTYFPINAQSCAPTFNKFCKINEPCANINSMCIDNKCQCKPDYIYRSLQCIPLKLNGSCKFNEDCDKIENAVCIENECVCNTNYIESYNSTCEPLLGGLCSKNDQCIPHNSICVDNVCKCRFEYVQKSNEKCLPLYLKQSCKFTEDCQEIKYSVCSKNNKCVCKQNYTAWGDTECKALIGEYCDGSEECLFQDSTCSDNKCQCRENFTSQSGKYCKPVGLGKACKTDSNCSMITNAICSHYKICTCFASYYALSELACAPIIGGYCENSNHCFHRNNDPFSHDPYNCINNECQCNPNSTSISDSQCIDTSLLHSCNGDADCADLLHAQCYLNKKKCVCKHNNIALNKLTCFPLIGGYCTADYQCMADNTVCIDNQCQCKPNSVFVAQNSCAYTQN from the exons ATGGACAGGGGAATTctctatattattttaatatttttcaatcctATTTTAGGATtagatgataattattttaatcagtgTATCACTTTTGCAAataca TGTAATCATTCTATTTTAAATCCATGCTGTGATCGAAATAACATATGTACTCTGAAAAGCCCTTCAAATTCATATACATGTAGGAAAAAAG TGACTTTGGGATCGCACTGTAAAAATGATGATGCCTGCAGCGaagttgaattttcaaaatgtacTGATGATATCTGTAAATgttcatttaattatacacAAATTGATTCGAGGTTATGTGCACCACTTTTGGGTGGATTTTGTCAAATAAGTGATGATTGTGTATCTTTTAATGCTTTATGTATTcacaaaatatgtaaatgtCCACCGTACTTTGTTGAAACATCGGATGATAAATGCTTACCAG cttattttaaaatggccTGTACATCAAATGAAGAATGCACTCGTCATATGAAATATTCCAAATGTTCATCAATGAACATGTGTGTTTGTCTCAAAACTTATTTTCCGATTAACGCACAATCATGTGCCccaacatttaataaattttgtaaaattaatgaacCATGCGCCAATATTAATTCCATGTGCATTGATAATAAGTGTCAATGTAAACCTGACTACATTTATCGATCATTACAATGCATTCCAt TAAAACTGAATGGGTCTTGTAAATTCAATGAAGATTGTGACAAAATAGAAAACGCAGTATGCATTGAAAATGAGTGTGTGTGCAATACAAATTACATCGAATCATATAATTCAACCTGCGAACCACTTTTGGGTGGTTTGTGTTCGAAAAATGATCAATGTATACCTCATAATTCCATTTGTGTTGATAATGTATGTAAATGTAGATTTGAGTATGTGCAAAAGTCCAATGAAAAATGTTTACCat tGTACTTGAAACAATCTTGTAAATTCACTGAAGATTGCCAAGAAATTAAGTACTCAGTATgctcgaaaaataataaatgtgtttgtaaacaaaattatactGCATGGGGCGATACTGAGTGTAAAGCACTTATAGGTGAGTATTGTGACGGAAGCGAAGAATGTTTATTTCAAGATTCTACTTGTAGTGACAATAAATGTCAATGCAGAGAAAACTTCACATCTCAATCAGGAAAGTACTGCAAACCTG ttGGATTAGGTAAAGCCTGTAAAACCGATTCAAACTGCAGTATGATAACTAATGCTATATGTTCTCActataaaatatgtacatgTTTTGCAAGCTATTATGCATTAAGTGAATTAGCATGCGCACCAATTATAGGTGGATATTGCGAGAATAGCAATCATTGTTTCCATCGGAATAATGATCCCTTTTCTCACGATCCATATAACTGTATTAATAACGAATGTCAATGCAATCCTAATTCTACATCTATCTCTGATAGTCAGTGTATAGACA cAAGTTTATTGCATTCTTGTAATGGAGATGCAGATTGCGCTGATCTGTTACACGCACAATgttatttgaacaaaaaaaaatgtgtctgtaaacataataatattgCTCTGAATAAATTAACATGTTTTCCACTTATCGGAGGATATTGTACTGCAGATTATCAATGCATGGCTGATAATACCGTTTGTATCGATAATCAATGTCAATGCAAGCCTAACTCTGTATTTGTCGCTCAAAATTCATGCGCATATACtcaaaactaa
- the LOC103580197 gene encoding prion-like-(Q/N-rich) domain-bearing protein 25 isoform X1 gives MDRGILYIILIFFNPILGLDDNYFNQCITFANTCNHSILNPCCDRNNICTLKSPSNSYTCRKKVQLGMFCEHNDDCDEILHAKCSKNKICVCRLNNVQLNETTCSPLLGEFCWRNELCATENSLCINNECQCKSNYLRQSNQCIQMTLGSHCKNDDACSEVEFSKCTDDICKCSFNYTQIDSRLCAPLLGGFCQISDDCVSFNALCIHKICKCPPYFVETSDDKCLPAYFKMACTSNEECTRHMKYSKCSSMNMCVCLKTYFPINAQSCAPTFNKFCKINEPCANINSMCIDNKCQCKPDYIYRSLQCIPLKLNGSCKFNEDCDKIENAVCIENECVCNTNYIESYNSTCEPLLGGLCSKNDQCIPHNSICVDNVCKCRFEYVQKSNEKCLPLYLKQSCKFTEDCQEIKYSVCSKNNKCVCKQNYTAWGDTECKALIGEYCDGSEECLFQDSTCSDNKCQCRENFTSQSGKYCKPVGLGKACKTDSNCSMITNAICSHYKICTCFASYYALSELACAPIIGGYCENSNHCFHRNNDPFSHDPYNCINNECQCNPNSTSISDSQCIDTSLLHSCNGDADCADLLHAQCYLNKKKCVCKHNNIALNKLTCFPLIGGYCTADYQCMADNTVCIDNQCQCKPNSVFVAQNSCAYTQN, from the exons ATGGACAGGGGAATTctctatattattttaatatttttcaatcctATTTTAGGATtagatgataattattttaatcagtgTATCACTTTTGCAAataca TGTAATCATTCTATTTTAAATCCATGCTGTGATCGAAATAACATATGTACTCTGAAAAGCCCTTCAAATTCATATACATGTAGGAAAAAAG tacaATTAGGAATGTTTTGTGAACATAATGACGATTGTGATGAAATTCTTCATGCAAAgtgttcaaaaaataaaatatgtgtcTGTCGCTTAAATAATGTCCAATTAAACGAGACAACTTGTTCACCATTATTAGGAGAATTTTGTTGGCGTAATGAATTATGCGCAACTGAAAATTCTTTATGCATTAATAATGAGTGTCAATGcaaatctaattatttaagacAGTCTAATCAATGTatacaaa TGACTTTGGGATCGCACTGTAAAAATGATGATGCCTGCAGCGaagttgaattttcaaaatgtacTGATGATATCTGTAAATgttcatttaattatacacAAATTGATTCGAGGTTATGTGCACCACTTTTGGGTGGATTTTGTCAAATAAGTGATGATTGTGTATCTTTTAATGCTTTATGTATTcacaaaatatgtaaatgtCCACCGTACTTTGTTGAAACATCGGATGATAAATGCTTACCAG cttattttaaaatggccTGTACATCAAATGAAGAATGCACTCGTCATATGAAATATTCCAAATGTTCATCAATGAACATGTGTGTTTGTCTCAAAACTTATTTTCCGATTAACGCACAATCATGTGCCccaacatttaataaattttgtaaaattaatgaacCATGCGCCAATATTAATTCCATGTGCATTGATAATAAGTGTCAATGTAAACCTGACTACATTTATCGATCATTACAATGCATTCCAt TAAAACTGAATGGGTCTTGTAAATTCAATGAAGATTGTGACAAAATAGAAAACGCAGTATGCATTGAAAATGAGTGTGTGTGCAATACAAATTACATCGAATCATATAATTCAACCTGCGAACCACTTTTGGGTGGTTTGTGTTCGAAAAATGATCAATGTATACCTCATAATTCCATTTGTGTTGATAATGTATGTAAATGTAGATTTGAGTATGTGCAAAAGTCCAATGAAAAATGTTTACCat tGTACTTGAAACAATCTTGTAAATTCACTGAAGATTGCCAAGAAATTAAGTACTCAGTATgctcgaaaaataataaatgtgtttgtaaacaaaattatactGCATGGGGCGATACTGAGTGTAAAGCACTTATAGGTGAGTATTGTGACGGAAGCGAAGAATGTTTATTTCAAGATTCTACTTGTAGTGACAATAAATGTCAATGCAGAGAAAACTTCACATCTCAATCAGGAAAGTACTGCAAACCTG ttGGATTAGGTAAAGCCTGTAAAACCGATTCAAACTGCAGTATGATAACTAATGCTATATGTTCTCActataaaatatgtacatgTTTTGCAAGCTATTATGCATTAAGTGAATTAGCATGCGCACCAATTATAGGTGGATATTGCGAGAATAGCAATCATTGTTTCCATCGGAATAATGATCCCTTTTCTCACGATCCATATAACTGTATTAATAACGAATGTCAATGCAATCCTAATTCTACATCTATCTCTGATAGTCAGTGTATAGACA cAAGTTTATTGCATTCTTGTAATGGAGATGCAGATTGCGCTGATCTGTTACACGCACAATgttatttgaacaaaaaaaaatgtgtctgtaaacataataatattgCTCTGAATAAATTAACATGTTTTCCACTTATCGGAGGATATTGTACTGCAGATTATCAATGCATGGCTGATAATACCGTTTGTATCGATAATCAATGTCAATGCAAGCCTAACTCTGTATTTGTCGCTCAAAATTCATGCGCATATACtcaaaactaa
- the LOC106694160 gene encoding dolichyldiphosphatase 1-like, with protein MAAVDDEYLHKVSSNLINNNYQQNIKWIPLSLTHVEYPQGDSLGHLLSLISLMPFAIIIGFLTLILFRRDLHTICFFIGVVVTDIIGLSLKYTIREARPMRRDVIYVEYGMPSSHSLLMWFFATYTALFVCLRMHQNNNSTVVEKLWRWTIIGGCTTVAILVSYSRIYLQYHTISQVLCGFIVGVIMGITWFFITHLVLAPFFPIIVSWRLSEFLLIRDTTLIPNVLWFEYTNIRTEARARSRKLVSMKSQ; from the exons ATGGCGGCGGTTGATGACGAGTATTTACATAAAGTAtcgtcaaatttaattaataataattaccaacaaaatattaaatggatTCCATTGTCATTAACGCACGTCGAGTATCCTCAag GAGATTCATTAggacatttattatcattgataaGTTTAATGCCATTTGCAATAATAATAGGATTTctaacacttattttattccgACGTGATTTACACACG atatgtttttttattggagtTGTGGTAACAGATATAATTGGGTTATCATTGAAATACACAATAAGAGAAGCCAGACCAATGAGACGAGATGTTATTTATGTTGAATATGGAATGCCGTCGTCTCATTCATTGTTGATGTGGTTTTTTGCAACTTACACTGCGTTGTTTGTATGCTTAAG aatgcATCAAAATAACAACAGTACAGTTGTAGAAAAATTATGGAGATGGACAATCATCGGTGGCTGTACAACAGTTGCCATTTTAGTATCATATAGTCGTATTTATTTGCAATATCATACAATATCACAAGTATTATGTGGTTTTATTGTGGGAGTTATTATGGGAATAACGTggttttttataactcatctAGTCCTAGCGccattttttccaattattgTGTCGTG GCGATTgtctgaatttttattaatacgtGATACAACTTTAATACCAAATGTACTGTGGTTCGAATATACTAATATAAGAACAGAGGCTAGAGCACGCTCAAGAAAATTAGTTTCAATGAAATCGCAATGA
- the LOC103580197 gene encoding prion-like-(Q/N-rich) domain-bearing protein 25 isoform X2, whose translation MDRGILYIILIFFNPILGLDDNYFNQCITFANTCNHSILNPCCDRNNICTLKSPSNSYTCRKKVQLGMFCEHNDDCDEILHAKCSKNKICVCRLNNVQLNETTCSPLLGEFCWRNELCATENSLCINNECQCKSNYLRQSNQCIQMTLGSHCKNDDACSEVEFSKCTDDICKCSFNYTQIDSRLCAPLLGGFCQISDDCVSFNALCIHKICKCPPYFVETSDDKCLPAYFKMACTSNEECTRHMKYSKCSSMNMCVCLKTYFPINAQSCAPTFNKFCKINEPCANINSMCIDNKCQCKPDYIYRSLQCIPLKLNGSCKFNEDCDKIENAVCIENECVCNTNYIESYNSTCEPLLGGLCSKNDQCIPHNSICVDNVCKCRFEYVQKSNEKCLPYCQEIKYSVCSKNNKCVCKQNYTAWGDTECKALIGEYCDGSEECLFQDSTCSDNKCQCRENFTSQSGKYCKPVGLGKACKTDSNCSMITNAICSHYKICTCFASYYALSELACAPIIGGYCENSNHCFHRNNDPFSHDPYNCINNECQCNPNSTSISDSQCIDTSLLHSCNGDADCADLLHAQCYLNKKKCVCKHNNIALNKLTCFPLIGGYCTADYQCMADNTVCIDNQCQCKPNSVFVAQNSCAYTQN comes from the exons ATGGACAGGGGAATTctctatattattttaatatttttcaatcctATTTTAGGATtagatgataattattttaatcagtgTATCACTTTTGCAAataca TGTAATCATTCTATTTTAAATCCATGCTGTGATCGAAATAACATATGTACTCTGAAAAGCCCTTCAAATTCATATACATGTAGGAAAAAAG tacaATTAGGAATGTTTTGTGAACATAATGACGATTGTGATGAAATTCTTCATGCAAAgtgttcaaaaaataaaatatgtgtcTGTCGCTTAAATAATGTCCAATTAAACGAGACAACTTGTTCACCATTATTAGGAGAATTTTGTTGGCGTAATGAATTATGCGCAACTGAAAATTCTTTATGCATTAATAATGAGTGTCAATGcaaatctaattatttaagacAGTCTAATCAATGTatacaaa TGACTTTGGGATCGCACTGTAAAAATGATGATGCCTGCAGCGaagttgaattttcaaaatgtacTGATGATATCTGTAAATgttcatttaattatacacAAATTGATTCGAGGTTATGTGCACCACTTTTGGGTGGATTTTGTCAAATAAGTGATGATTGTGTATCTTTTAATGCTTTATGTATTcacaaaatatgtaaatgtCCACCGTACTTTGTTGAAACATCGGATGATAAATGCTTACCAG cttattttaaaatggccTGTACATCAAATGAAGAATGCACTCGTCATATGAAATATTCCAAATGTTCATCAATGAACATGTGTGTTTGTCTCAAAACTTATTTTCCGATTAACGCACAATCATGTGCCccaacatttaataaattttgtaaaattaatgaacCATGCGCCAATATTAATTCCATGTGCATTGATAATAAGTGTCAATGTAAACCTGACTACATTTATCGATCATTACAATGCATTCCAt TAAAACTGAATGGGTCTTGTAAATTCAATGAAGATTGTGACAAAATAGAAAACGCAGTATGCATTGAAAATGAGTGTGTGTGCAATACAAATTACATCGAATCATATAATTCAACCTGCGAACCACTTTTGGGTGGTTTGTGTTCGAAAAATGATCAATGTATACCTCATAATTCCATTTGTGTTGATAATGTATGTAAATGTAGATTTGAGTATGTGCAAAAGTCCAATGAAAAATGTTTACCat ATTGCCAAGAAATTAAGTACTCAGTATgctcgaaaaataataaatgtgtttgtaaacaaaattatactGCATGGGGCGATACTGAGTGTAAAGCACTTATAGGTGAGTATTGTGACGGAAGCGAAGAATGTTTATTTCAAGATTCTACTTGTAGTGACAATAAATGTCAATGCAGAGAAAACTTCACATCTCAATCAGGAAAGTACTGCAAACCTG ttGGATTAGGTAAAGCCTGTAAAACCGATTCAAACTGCAGTATGATAACTAATGCTATATGTTCTCActataaaatatgtacatgTTTTGCAAGCTATTATGCATTAAGTGAATTAGCATGCGCACCAATTATAGGTGGATATTGCGAGAATAGCAATCATTGTTTCCATCGGAATAATGATCCCTTTTCTCACGATCCATATAACTGTATTAATAACGAATGTCAATGCAATCCTAATTCTACATCTATCTCTGATAGTCAGTGTATAGACA cAAGTTTATTGCATTCTTGTAATGGAGATGCAGATTGCGCTGATCTGTTACACGCACAATgttatttgaacaaaaaaaaatgtgtctgtaaacataataatattgCTCTGAATAAATTAACATGTTTTCCACTTATCGGAGGATATTGTACTGCAGATTATCAATGCATGGCTGATAATACCGTTTGTATCGATAATCAATGTCAATGCAAGCCTAACTCTGTATTTGTCGCTCAAAATTCATGCGCATATACtcaaaactaa
- the LOC103580227 gene encoding prion-like-(Q/N-rich) domain-bearing protein 25, which translates to MYSNPVYGNTYNLNDNCVKYGEPCIPKSALRCCSLYDSCQQSETAGLFLCTQKVQLGDFCRNDDNCREIRHSKCSKDKHCVCRLNNIQLNDTTCAPLLGEFCWRNEKCATENAVCIDMECQCTTNYIRRSNNQCLQMILGKICRSNKDCNSVKFAECSEHKICKCDSNSIELNSLICAPLLKGVCFNDNECFVNNSVCIYNKCQCKKYFYAHSNNQCKLAFLSSLFCNRDQDCSDLIKYSECHDNRKCACKNNYTAVTYVKCAAFVLNEYCYNNSDCAVENSTCVDNKCQCQNEFISQSNNQCIIPFLSSLSCDNDAHCSNIINDTKCADNKKCACKKNYIAVNDIKCASTALNEYCNNHSECTIGNSTCIDGKCQHTNNYGSSKQTKPAGLGETCRDNFDCEIIVNGICSPEYNICICSQNNLALNKLTCTPIVGEFCTNDSQCLFHSSYCIDFTCQCRPNLTPVSAIQCVKTFSLYSCNKDSECSDPWHSKCSEDKLCVCNSNNTALSQSTCLPQLFGYCWKDDQCVIENSVCIDFNCKCKDNFVPAAKNLCVPHF; encoded by the exons atgtatagtAATCCAGTTTATGGAAATACGTATAATCTGAATGATAATTGTGTTAAATATGGAGAACCA TGTATTCCTAAGTCTGCACTACGATGCTGCAGTCTATATGATTCATGTCAACAATCGGAAACAgctggtttatttttatgtactcAGAAAg tgcAATTAGGAGACTTTTGTAGAAATGATGATAACTGTAGAGAAATCCGTCATTCGAAATGTTCAAAAGATAAACATTGCGTTTGTAGGTTGAACAATATTCAACTTAATGATACAACTTGTGCGCCATTACTTGGAGAATTTTGTTGGCGAAATGAAAAATGTGCAACTGAAAATGCTGTTTGTATTGATATGGAGTGTCAATGCACTACAAATTACATAAGACGGTCTAATAATCAATGTTtacaaa TGATATTAGGTAAAATTTGTCGAAGTAACAAAGATTGTAATAGTGTCAAGTTTGCGGAATGTTCAGAGCATAAAATATGCAAATGTGATTCAAATtctattgaattaaattcattaatttgtgCACCACTTTTAAAAGGGGTTTGTTTCAACGACAATGAatgttttgttaataattctgtttgtatttataataaatgtcaatgcaaaaaatatttttatgctcATTCTAATAATCAATGCAAACTgg caTTTTTATCATCACTATTTTGTAATCGTGATCAAGATTGTAGcgatcttataaaatatagtgAATGCCATGATAATAGAAAATGTGCctgcaaaaataattacactgcTGTAACTTATGTAAAATGTGCAGCTTTCGTGTTAAAtgaatattgttataataacaGTGATTGCGCAGTAGAAAATTCAACGTGTGTcgataataaatgtcaatgccaaaatgaatttattagtCAGTCTAATAATCAATGCATAATCC CATTTCTTTCGTCATTATCTTGTGATAATGATGCGCATTGTAGcaatattataaatgatacTAAATGtgctgataataaaaaatgtgcctgcaaaaaaaattacattgctgttaatgatataaaatgtGCGTCTACTGCATTGAATGAATACTGCAACAATCACAGCGAATGCACAATTGGAAATTCTACGTGTATTGATGGTAAATGTCAGCACACTAATAATTATGGATCTAGTAAGCAAACCAAACCAG ctGGATTGGGTGAAACCTGTCGGGATAATTTTGATTGCGAAATAATAGTCAATGGAATATGTTCTCCAGAATATAATATATGCATTTgttctcaaaataatttagcaTTAAATAAACTAACCTGTACACCAATTGTCGGTGAATTTTGTACAAATGATTCACAATGTTTGTTCCATTCATCTTATTGCATTGATTTTACGTGTCAATGCCGGCCTAATTTAACACCTGTCTCTGCAATTCAGTGTGTAAAGA cgTTCTCATTGTATTCTTGTAATAAAGATTCAGAATGTAGTGATCCATGGCATTCGAAATGTTCAGAAGATAAATTGTGTGTTTGTAACTCAAATAATACAGCATTGAGCCAATCAACATGTTTACCACAATTATTTGGTTATTGTTGGAAAGATGATCAATGTGTAATCGAAAATTCTGTCTGTATTGACTTTAATTGTAAATGCAAAGATAATTTTGTACCTGCCGCTAAAAATCTTTGCGTACCACATTTTTAG